The genomic region TGGTGGACCAAAAATGAGTGCCTTACTTATCCTCGTATAACTTTGTATAATGTATGCCAGACGAAGTTATTACGCGTCTTGGGCCGCCTTGACCCTCCTAGGGCCACCAAGGGGCCGCCTTGACCCGCCTTGGCCTGCCTTAACCCGCCTTGATCCGTTTTGGGCCGCCTTGACCCGCCTTGAGCCGCATTTACCCGTCTTGGCCCACCTTGGCCTGTCTTGATCCGCCTTAGGCTGCCTTGACCCGCCTTGGGCCGCCTTGACCCGTCTAGGGCCGTCTTGACTCGCTTTACGCCGCCTTGACCCATTTAGGGCCGTCAAAAGGTCGTCAAGGTTGGTATTATTCTCTTTGTAAGTAGAAGGTTGTGAAAAGTCAGGTGTTATTATTAATTAACTACCTGACTGACTTTTCATTTGATATATATGCTCTTTGTAAGTAGAAGGTTATGAGTACGACTGTGTTCTTTGATTATTTTTTCGATTTTTTAGTTTAATCAGTTATGTTGTGTAAATACGTTTTTTAGGCTACATTCAACCGTGTTTAAACTTTAAAGATATGTTTAAAGACACATGGGTTTCTAATGAACATAAACTTGCATGTGTACAAGTGTATCAATAGTCGTGCAACTTGAATATACCAAAATGAGTTTCCTTTGTAAAATAGGCCGAGTTCTTTTTCTTTTCTTTTTTTGGCCAAGTTCTTGATTAAAGAGGCTTGGGGCTTGAGGCTTACCACAATGTATTTTGAACGGAAAAGTTAGTCATGGGTATATTCGCAACCTTCTACTTACAAAGAGCATATACATATACCCATGACTGACTTTTACTGACTTCCATCAAAGGATTCTAAACTAGTTTTGTATCATTTAGAAGCTCATGATACATATATATTGGAGTTGAAAACTACAAGACAAGGCGAATTTTGTTCCAATCACTTTTCTATCATTGTCATAACAATCAATAACTAGGATATATCGTAATGTTATGAGGCTGCGAACATCCCTCAAAGTATACACAGAGCTACGCCTATTCAATCTGCAGCGTTTTGCAGAGCATTATGTATTTTCAGAAGAAAATCAACACAGTTAGCTAAGAAATACCAACTCAGCTGGATCAAGATGGAACATACTTGTCCAGAAAATGAGGGTCAGGGAGCCAAATAGCAAACTCAATTGTTGTGAAGATGTGAAAATCTGCTAAAATTTATCAAACAGAGTTAGGTGGATGTCTATTGTCACGGGCCTTTAGTACGCAGCGGAATTTTTCTCAACTCTTTCGTTCTTGCAACAATATGCGAGGCTCCGTGATGGCGTCTAGGTTCCTTCTGAACTTCGACCAGTCAAATCTATCTCCCCATACAACACCTTGGTTCTGGTAGGCGAGGGCCTTATCAAGCCAGGTCTGCGCTCTCGTGTGCACACATCAACTTTGGTACCTTCTTCTACTAGATTGCAATCTTTTCACACAAGTGTCTACGTCCTTTCTCACAAGTGTTGGGATTCTCTATTCTCTCATGCACACATAGTTTGTGGAACTAGACATTCCTTTTTCATTGATAGACAAACTATTATTACATGGGAACTCGTATTTGGCTTGCCAAGTCTCATTAGGCAAAGTCTGAATCCCAGTCTTTCTACTATGGGCTATGCCCTATTTATAAGCCTACTTACTTGGAAGTTACAACCCAACTTCCCTTAGGTGTTGTGGCATTCATGCCTTATTTTTAGGAGTAGTGGACATCCCCCACTATTATAGGATTAATAACTACCTTATAGATAACCACCAAGATATGCATAACTTTCTTGCCAACTTCCCCACTTTTGGTGCTAGGTAACCGCCCACTAACTTGCATGCTTTGTGGAGATAACTTCCCACTAACTTGCTTTGTCGACCGCTTGTAACCACCATGCACACGTATGCACCCTAGAGTGCATCCACGCGCACCCTGCCGAGCACCCTGCAGCGCACCTTTCTCGCACCCTTCTCGCACCTTCGTAGCACCCTGCCGAGCACACTTGACATGCACCCAGCAGTGCACCTTTTCATGTATCCTGCCGCACCCAACATTGCACCCTGCCGAGCACACTTATCATGCACCCGACACTGCACCCTGCCGAGCCTTTGGGGTCCATGCTGCCTTCCTTCCTTTGGCTTGGTTCGTTGCTGCATACCAACTTTCCCTTCCTACTAGAGCTTGTCCTTGCTTGTGCCTTCATGCATCCCGACATGGTGCAAAGACAACCCATGCCGCGTGCCTTTGCCGCCTAGGAAGCTTTAGGGGTGTAACATCTATCCTAAACACAGTTGGAGTCTCTAGCCTATGTGAAAACTGGCAAAAGAAAAATCCATCCACAAACATATCAGTTTTGACCTTTTAAAATAACAAACATAGCAACACTTGAACTTCTGCAATGACATACACAGCAATATTAACATTCAAGCTAGTAAGGTCTATTCAGACTAGCTTTCTAGAGTTGAGACCATCCAAAAGAAGCATGGTGGACCAAAATGAGTGCCTTACTTATCCCTCATGACCCATCAAACCCGCCCTGATGAATACAAATCTCCTTAACAAAGTAGGTATGTCTATACCAAACTTTGATTCTACTTCATCATGGCGTACACAACCCACGCATACAATCTTACCAGTCTGGCGAGCAAGCTTGTAAATTTCTTCATCATCCTGTGCAAAGCCTGCACATTCCTTGGCATAAAAAATATCAAGCTCTTTGCATCCCCGAACTACTGTGAGAACGCTATCCCTTTCCATGATGCACCTGCCTGCTAATATGGTCCGAAGGTGTGGCAGAAAGTTCACAATTGCCAATGCTTCAACTTGAAGCAGATGGATTAGTATAAGATTCAAGAACCTAAACTGCTTGCAGTGAGTGCCGATCTGCACTATAATCCTCTCCAAAACATTATAGCAGCTCGGAGTTTCCGGTGCCAACAACTCCTGAAAATATTTACAGAAGTACCTTCCATCGTTTACATGCTCGACAGTGAGTATCAAGCTGCCCCCCAAAAAAAATTTCTCCAAAAACTTCCATTTCCCAATCACTTCCGGGAGAATCTGAGAATGCTTGAAAATCACCAGATCATCGACAAACGTCAAGGCTCTGAGCAGAGGACACGCATCTGCAACATATCTCAGAGCTGCTTCTGTACCACACATGGGTAGCTCGAGTTCCGTAGCCTTCCCTTTGCTCTTATCAACCACCATCTTTACAAACGCAGTGATCGAGAATCTTATCGATTCGATATACATGTATAAACTTATCATAAAACGTGCCGAAACTCCGAGGTGGAGTATCGATTTCTTCAACAGTATTAACGAACACAGGATAGGGTCTATGATCAGGAAACTCAAGACATGTCCAACATTTAGGATTAAGGGCAGCTTTGTGCCAGGACTTACAGACAAAAGGGACCGCCAAAAGCAGTGACTCCATTCCAGCTTTGCTAAACGCATATGCTAAGCAATCCATGTTCATCTCCTCCCATCTTCTTCTTCCTTCACTCATCTCCTTCTTCTCAGTCTGTGTTTCTTGTGGGACCAGCCTCGCCTTCTTCAAAACGACGCCGTCCGCCGACATCGCAACAGTAACCCTAATTCCGTTCTCTCTCAAATTCGATTGCTGCCGGGGAAGAGGAAATGAAGTGACAATTGCGATGGGCAGTTGGGCACAGGCTTCGGAGTATAAGGGAGTGGAGAACCTGATTGGGCTTATTAGGCCTNNNNNNNNNNNNNNNNNNNNCCAAAGACTAATCTGCGTGAGCTTTGACTTTCAAGGCCTAGAGACTAATTGGTCACCAAGAATAAATTAGGATTTAACTCCAATTATCGTCGGCTGAGATTCGAACCTAAGTATGGGGTTCCACACCTAGGCCCTTACCAACTCGACCACCTATGGTGGTTAATGAAGCTTCAAGTTAAATAGTGTTATATCGGTGAGTCGTGATATAGTTTGTTAGCTAGCTTAATTGACATGGTTGAAGTCATGAGTTCAAAAACTTAAAATATATATATATATATATATACAGGCCGGATGTGAAGCGGACGTCCGCACTCGGCTTAAAGTGCGGACCTCCGTCCGTTCTCCACCCTCCGGCGCCGGTGACGGCGCGCCTCCACCCCAGAACACTCCAGCAGCGTTCNNNNNNNNNNNNNNNNNNNNNNNNNNNNNNNNNNNNNNNNNNNNNNNNNNNNNNNNNNNNNNNNNNNNNNNNNNNNNNNNNNNNNNNNNNNNNNNNNNNNNNNNNNNNNNNNNNNNNNNNNNNNNNNNNNNNNNNNNNNNNNNNNNTATATATATATATATATTTTAAGTTTTTGAACTCATGACTTCAACCATGTCAATTAAGCTAGCTAACAAACTATATCACGACTCACCGATATAACACTATTTAACTTGAAGCTTCATTAACCACCATAGGTGGTCGAGTTGGTAAGGGCCTAGGTGTGGAACCCCATACTTAGGTTCGAATCTCAGCCGACGATAATTGGAGTTAAATCCTAATTTATTCTTGGTGACCAATTAGTCTCTAGGCCTTGAAAGTCAAAGCTCACGCAGATTAGTCTTTGGGTCTGAAAAGCCTTTGAGGATACCATCGTTGATACTCTTAAAAAAAAAACTTGAAGCTTCACTGTAACATAGAGCCAAACAACAAACTTAATTTTTGTAAAGAACACTCTCAGAAAAGACTAGTACTGACAAAGGACTCAGGGATGGAGCATCTATCTCATCCGAGACGTATAGTCTGAGAAAATTTATCAAACAGAGTAATGTGGAGATCTATTCTAAATATAGGAGTCTCTAATCTATGTGCGGTCTGTGCAAAATCCATCAATTGCTTGAGAAAAATCTACACCAACATATATATCATTTGAATTTTAAAACTAACAAACATAGCAACACTAAAAACTTCTGAAATGACAAACATAGCAATATTAAGATTGAAGTTTTAAGGTCTATTCAGATATTAGCTCCATAGATAACTCCTTTTTAGAGTCGAGACTCGTGATGAACCAAAAAGAGAACTGCCTTACTAATCCTTACCTTCACTGACCTAGAGGCTCAGATTAAACAGAAGCATTGGCATGAACCAAACTGCCTTACTAATCTCTCATTGACCCGACATTCTCAACCTGTAGTATACAAAATTCCGCATCAAAGTAGCACTGCTCAAATCCCTCATAAACAGACGTCTATCTAGGGGTACACAGTCCTCAAGTACAACCTTACCAGTCTGGCGACCATCCTCGTCAAAGCCTGTAGATTCCTTGGCATAAAAAACCCGAAGCTCTTTGCATCCCCGAACTATTGTGGAAATGCTATCCCTTTGGATGATGCACCCGACCGCCACTATAATCTGAAGGTGTGGCAGAAAGTTCGCAATTGCCAATGCCCCATCTTGATGAAGATGGGTTTGTATAAGATTCAGCTGCCTAAAATGCTTGCAGTGAGTGCCTATCTGCGCTATAATTCTCTCCAAAACATTATTGCGGCTCAGAATATCCGGTGCCAACAACTCCTGGAAATATCTAGTCCAGCAGTTTCCATCTCTTTTTTGCTCGTCATTGACCACCAAGCGGGGCCGCAAAGACAAGCTCTCCAAAAACTTCCACTTTCCAATCACTTGCGGAAGAATTCGAGAATGCTTGAAAATCACCAGATCATCCTGAAACGATAAGTGTCTGAGCAGAGGACACACATTTGCAACATATCTCAGAGCTGCTTTTGTACCATACATGGGTAGCTCCAGTTCAGTAGCCTTCCCTTTGCTCCGACCAACCACCAACTTCACAAACCCAGTAATCGAAAACCGACTCTTATCAATTCCATATTCATCTATAAATTTCTCATAAAATGTACCGAAACTCTGAGGACCCATTTCAATTTCCTCAACAGTACTAACCAACAACGGAGTAGGTACATAATCAGGAAAGAAAAGACATGTCCAGCATTCAGGACTGAGGCTAGCTTTGTACCAGGACTTACAGACAAAAGGGATCGCCAAAAGCAGCGACTTCATTCCAGTTCTGCTAAACGCATTTGCTAAGCAATCCTCGTTCATCTCCTCCCATCTTCTTTTCTCCTGCTCCTGCTCCAAAATGATGCCGTCCCCGTCTGTCGACATCGCAGCACTCCGACTCGTTAGATCCAAACCCTAAACCTTAAACCTTAAACCTTAAACCCTAACGAGGACTGAGGAGGCAAGTATGTGATGGGAACAGCCTCTACAAAAAGGTGGAGTGAGCCTGATTGGGCTTATTGGGCCGTGAAGTGTATTTGGGCCTGGGTCAGTGTATAATACTATTTTAGAGTAAAATAAAATAAGCAGAAAGAAAGTCGACACTGCTTTGTGTTTACAGAGCTCTCTCTTCGTCTTCGACTTAGCTCTATCCTAATTTACAGGTACGTCGTACGTCCTCTTCTTCTCTGGGGTTTCTTAACCTCGGAGCTGCATCAAGGTCGAAATCCGGAGATGCAAATTCAAGTCTGTAATATTATTGGTGTTTCTAGTACCAATTATATGAAAGAATCCGAATTACGAAAACCCCCGATTTCAATTTCATTTGTTGTTTTTTGTTTGGTTCTCTGCTCAGTCGTGATTGAGATTCTATTATGATTTTCAGGAGGGGAATCGGTCAATGGGAGAGACGGGGAAGAGGTACCGTTCGCAGAGGGACCGAGATTACGACGGCGGGAGCAAGAAGAATCAGAAGAGGCGCGTGAATGACAGAGAAGATAGGGGCGGTGGTGGGGGCGGAGGCGATGAGGTTGTTGTGTACAGGATTCTGTGCCCTGTTGGGGTAATCGGAAGCGTGATTGGGAAGAGTGGGAAAGTGATCAATTCGATTAGACAGGATAGTAGAGCTAAGGTGAAGGTTGTGGATCCGTTTCCGGGGGCGAAAGATAGGGTCATAACTATTTATAGCTATGTTAGGGAGAAGGAGGAGGTTGATGTTGATGATGAGTTTAGTAGTGATAGGGAGCCCTTGTGTGCTGCACAGGATGCTCTATTTAAAGTGCATTCGGCTATTTCGAATGCGTTGGCTGCTGCTGGAGATTCTGATATGAGAAGGAGGGATAAGGAAGAGTGTCAGATACTTGTCCCGGCTAGCCAGTGTGCTAATGTGATAGGGAAGGCCGGGTCGACCATCAAGAAACTGAGGAGCAGGACCAGGACGAACATTAAGGTCACTGCAAAAGATGCCTCTGACCCGACGCATTCCTGTGCAATGGACTTTGACAACTTTGTTATGGTTAGTATGTGTTTTTGAATTTACAGAAATCTAGCATGTTCTAGTTGTGCTGTTGCTTTTGATATGTGAAACTTGACTTTTACAATTTTGGTAATTGATTATAATATTTGTTATGCTACTTTAGTATGAAATTCCGTGGTAGGTGTGCTGCGATGAACATTATTTGTGCATTAATTGTTTATGCCTGTCATAGTTTTCTCCAGAGATTTCTGTTTCCTTATCTGAACTTTCTCAGTAATACTACTGTGTTTAAGTGATAGTTTCTTCCGTGACAGATAAATGGAGAATCAGAAGCAGTGAAAAAAGCATTATTTGCAGTTTCTGCAATCATATACAAGTTTCCTGCACGGGAAGAGATTTCTCTTGATACAACAGTACCGGAAGCCCGTCCAAGCATAATAATTCCATCAGATATGTCAATTTATCAATCGGGTGGATTATATAACCCTGCAGATCCTATTATTCCTTCTAGCTCACTACCTCCACTCCTAAACGCTACACATGTACCAGATCTTCAGGGTTATGCGGATACAGGGAATGCATGGCCCATATATTCATCTGCTCTTCCTTTAGTTTCTGGTTTCAGTGTAGCACCGCGATCTGAGGAATTAATTGTGAGAGTACTATGCCCTTCTGACAAGATTGGTCGTGTCATTGGAAAGGGTGGGGGTACCATTAAAAGCATAAGGCAGACTAGTGGTGCTCGAGTTGAGGTTGATGATACCAAGGATGACCGTGATGAGTGCATGATCACTGTTACTTCAACAGAGGTACTGACAATCCATATCCTCTCTATATCAGTTGACTTTACAGACACTGAATATTTCTATTTGCCAAAAGATGTAACGATTTTTACTTGAGAAAGTTGACCACCCATGCATCTCATAAACTATTTGGCATTACAATTTAATATGATGCTTGGGTCTAGACATCTAGTGTCTGTGGCCTTGGAGTTTGGAAAAAAAATGGAAATCATTTAATTAGATTTGAGGAAATTATTGAACCTCGGGGAGAGCTTGGTAACAGGGCATGGTACTGTTTTGGATAATTTCGTGTTGTATGATATTAATTACTGAGTTATGAGTTACCTTGTATGAAAATTCTGGAATAGTGTGCTGATCATGTTTGTTGGTTTTACTGTTTGGCAGTCACCGGATGATCTGAAGTCCATGGCAGTTGAAGTTGTTCTATTGCTGCAAGGGAAGATAAATGACGAAGATGTTGACAACGTTTCTATACGGCTTCTTGTTCCATCTAAAGTTATTGGTTGTCTTATTGGAAAAAATGGTTCAATTATACATGAAATTCGGAAGAGAACAAAAGCTGACATCCGTATTTCAAAAGCTGATAAGCCTAAATGTGCTGATGCTAATGATGAACTTGTTGAGGTTTGTTTAAATTGATTAGTTTAAGCTTGGTGTTTCTCTTTTTCCTTGTTGGTTATCTCTTCATCACTGTTTTTCATTTAGGTGGCAGGAGATCTCACTAGTTTGAGAGATGCACTTATTCAGATTGTTCTAAGGCTCCGAGACGATGTTTTGAAAGATAGAGATGGTGTTCATAACCCCACTATTGGTGCTGACTCTTTATTCCCAGGTAGCACTGGTCTCTCTTTGCCGTCTGTGCTGCCTTCTGTCCCCCAGGTTGCTCCCATAGGTTATGATCATAGGGCTGAAAGTGGAAGCCGCTTGGGCATGCTTTCTTCCAGCGGCCTCTTTGGATATGGATCTCTGCCGGTATGCCAATCTCACTAAATTCACCTGTTCCTATTTCTCATATCATCATGTGTAGCAGAGTAGATTAACTTCCAGACACACTTTACTCCCAAGTCAGATCATCTATCCCGCAATCTTTTAACTCTGTCCATTGACAGCTGGTGGAACTTCACAATGAGTTCCCTCTCCAAAAACATCTTGTACGAGTAGAGAGTCAACCTCCAATCCATAAAAAAGGGGCCATCTCTCCCGACTTCACAATCCTACTCCTAGTCTATTTCCACATTCTATCCATCACCACTATTTTCTTTATTCATGCCGTCAACATCACCACATTGTATATTCAGGCAAATATACTCTGCAAGACCACTTTAACCTTGGATATCCCTCCTGAGCCGACCTAGAAGGTTTCCCACCCTCTGGAAATCTTTTTACTACCCCTCTCCAAAACCCCGGCTGTTCCACATTACTTTGGCTCCAAGAAGCTTACCTACAAACTATGCGTTGAAGTCATTGTCTCATCCACTTTGGTCATTATATTTATTTCAATTTGAAGTTTTGAAGTCCTTATTTATATCACTGGTGGTACTCATTATTTTTTTGTTTTAGATGGGGGAAGATGGCTACGGATCAGTGTCTTCATATTCATCCAAGTTATATGGAGGGTAAGTGTATCAAGTTTATAATATCTGGTTTTGAAGTTTGTATCTCTTGTCTCTTGTCTTCCAGTCATATACCGCTCTTCTACGTAGGTTGCCACCCCCTTCAACACTTGAGATGCTCATTCCTGCCAGTGCAGCAGGTAAGGTGATCGGCAAAGGAGGGGCAAATATTGCTAACATTCGGAAGGTAGATATAGTTTGCTTATTTCCCAATTGGAAATGGGTCGGCATAGAAAATTAATCCTGTTTTTTGCTATACATGCTGAACAATTTGCATGGTTGAATAGTGTTCACATGCATACTTATTTTTCTCCAGATATCAGGAGCAATGATAGAGATTCCCGAGTCCAAATCTTCCCGGGGTGATCGTATTGCTCATATTTCTGGCACAGCTGAACAGAAGCGGACAGCAGAGAACTTGATCCAGGCATTTATAATGGCCCCTTAAGTTTTCAGGTGCACCTTGCCGGTTTAAAGGTGAATAGTAAGAATCTTGGAATTTTCTATCATGTTTCCTCTGTAGACCTTTAGGTTTGGTTCTGGAGAAGACTTCTTTTCTGAACTTATCCAACGTGGTTCTTCCTGTTCTCCCACTTTAAGTGGGTATCGAGACTACTAGAGGATTCACCGCAGGGTTCATGCCTTCCATCTTTGCCGCCAAATCTATTCTTAATCTACAATGTTAGGTTCTTTCTTTCCTGTCATATCTCTTCAGCTGTCTTATCTTTCACAAAGATAGAGTTGATCTTATTTTCAGTACTATCAAGCTCAATAATTTTATGTTCATGCCGGAAACTTATTCAATGATGACCGTAATTGTCAATCTTATAATAATGTATTTTATTTCCCTGGCCATTCAACTCTTTCTCTTAGCTTCTTGCTAGAAGCATCTTCTCAATCAACAGTGCACGTGAAATGCAGTTGGTAATTCCATGTTCTCCTCTATTTACATGCACATTGCAGCTTAAGCGGATAGGAATCACTCTTCAATTAGATAATCTACAGCAAATATTTTGCGTCTTTATTCTCTTCCTTCTGTGTTCATCTTGGGCATGTGAAACAACATTGCAAAATCAACTCTCTGAATCTCTATTATTAGATCCTAGATGATTTCTTTACTCTTATCGGCCATCCTTAACATTGAGTCTGCCCTGCACTTCGATGGGAAATTTGTATAGTGACATCATGACGTTCTCCTTGATAGGTTGAATGAAACTTCTTATTCACAACTATATCTTTCCAACCGCGTTGCATCCTCCAGATAGTGAGGACATTGAGTAGCTGTAGGATTTTGTGTTTTCCTTCTTTCAATCCATGAATGAGCCACTGTGGTTCTTGAACAGCTTAGTTCCTGTTTATCACTGCAACTAAGCTTGATATTCAATATTATTGATATTGAATAATTAGAGACCAGAACATCAATGATAACAGAGCATTCATTCAATCAAGTTATTCCATCTTAAATCAAACTACTTGAGTATTTCCGATCTAGTTCTGGTTGGTCTGCTTGTTTATCATATTGTTGTCTGCAAAATCTTATTGCAGTTAACAATGATTCTTCCTTCGATTTTAAAAACAACGATTCTTCCTTAGAAGCAACATATGCTGGATTCATCACCAGATCATTATGGGAGGCGTGTGTTAGATATGTTGCCCAGGAATGTAGATTTGTAGATAGGTTCCTTTGCGTTAGCTATGTGAGGGTGCATCAGGAAATACCACTTGGAACCAATGTCTTTTCCTTCATATCAATCACGATACAAATTCATTATGATCTCATTTAGGTTCATTGACAATAATGACTTAATGATATATGAACACACCTCTTGAAATTCTTTCTTTCCTTCTTATCAATCACAATGAAAGGCTCATATGGGTGCGACTTCATTATGATTACAGCTATAAGCTTGTGGAGCTGTGTACTGAGTACCATCTATTCTAGAGTTTACTTCAGCTTGATTTCCGGTCTAAGAGTTTGTTGTGTCTCACTTGCTCTTCACTC from Fragaria vesca subsp. vesca linkage group LG3, FraVesHawaii_1.0, whole genome shotgun sequence harbors:
- the LOC101299164 gene encoding KH domain-containing protein At4g18375-like, with protein sequence MLIPASAAGKVIGKGGANIANIRKISGAMIEIPESKSSRGDRIAHISGTAEQKRTAENLIQAFIMAP
- the LOC101314349 gene encoding uncharacterized protein LOC101314349, producing MRLAKLEWSHCFWRSLLSVSPGTKLPLILNVGHVLSFLIIDPILCSLILLKKSILHLGVSARFMISLYMYIESIRFSITAFVKMVVDKSKGKATELELPMCGTEAALRYVADACPLLRALTFVDDLVIFKHSQILPEVIGKWKFLEKFFLGGSLILTVEHVNDGRYFCKYFQELLAPETPSCYNVLERIIVQIGTHCKQFRFLNLILIHLLQVEALAIVNFLPHLRTILAGRCIMERDSVLTVVRGCKELDIFYAKECAGFAQDDEEIYKLARQTVFT